Within Legionella birminghamensis, the genomic segment AATGACAGGATTATACGTTATTATCCTCATCGCCATATTTATGTATTAAAGGGCAATGAGTTTGTACAGATAAACCCTGCCAGGTTTCATCCGGAATAATGCACAGGCTTGACCAGAATAAGAAATGAAGGGATATTCGTATTTAATAAAATCAGGCACATCAGAATTAACAAAATTAATAAACCGATAAAAATCTTGTTAAATATTAATTTCTCAGGATAAATAATATCAAAATTATGCTCCAACCCCATTAGAAAATACCAACCCATCCATCCAATAAGAAACGGCATCAAAATGATTAGCTCTGCCTTGTATTTCAGCATCAGAATCGTAATACCAAATATCGTTAATAAGCCATAGATAAAGGCTGATAAGATCAGCGTATTGGTAGTATAGAAGGCATAGGATTTTCGATAAGCCACTGCCTCTTCCCTGCTTTGAAAAATACGATACTCCGCCACGCGTTTCATGCTCATGGTAAACGCACCAATGGCCCAGGTAGTCAGAATAAGCGATGAGGGAGGCAGGGAATGAGGCAAGACGCAAAGCCAGCCGATGATTACCCGCAGGGGGTAATTGACGGACTCCAATAAAACATCAATATAGGCTAGATCCTTTAAACGTACAGGCGGGATGTTATAGAACCAGGCCATTAAGAGATAAACACTTAAAACAATTAAAACATTCAGGTGGGAAAAACTGCTTAATCCTAAAGCCAGAGATAATAACAATAGGTATTCAATAATAATCAGCGTTTTGTTGGTTTTCGCTTTGGCCAAAGCACGGTTTTTTTTAACCGGATGGTATTTATCCGTTTTCCGGTCAAGGTATTCGTTCAATACATAATTGGCAGATGATGCAAAGCAAAGAGCAAAGAACACAAGCATGCACTGCAACCAGGAGAAAGGGATAGAAAAATGGCTAAAAATAGCAGCAAGCGCAATACCGGCGAACATAAGCAGATTTTTAGGCCAATTATCAATACGAGCGATGGATAAATAGCTGTGCATATTTATTTTTTCCTCCTCGCAATAATCATCCAGGAATCACGGAGATTTAATGGAATTATCCGCTGTTTAAACCATGTAAGTCGGGCAAGTCGAGCCGCGAAAGGCAAGTAATTATTTAATCTGTCTAACAGATAATCCATTGAAAAATACCAGGAGGGCCTTTCCCATTGGATGATTTCCAGATTGCTGTTTTCAGCGGCCAAAAGCAAGGTCCTTCGGTTAAAATAACTAATATGGGCTATGCGGTAGTGCCACCATTTTTTATTCAATAATTTTGCAGCGATTGAAGAAACATCAGGCGTTACTATCACTGTAATTCCATCCTTGCTCAAATACGCAGAAATATCGGCCATTAATTGCAAGGGGTTTTGCACATGTTCGAGTACATCGATCAACGTGATGACATCGTATTGCTGATCAGTTGAAGCATTGGGAAAGCTACCTAAAAATATAGGCAGATTGTTCGCCTTTGCCCTTTCCACAAACCACTGGCTTAACTCAATGCCGCTGGCCTCATAACCATATTTCAAGGCCTCTCCCACTAATATACCAATTCCCGCACCGATATCCAGAAAGCTACCCTTTTTTTTATACTGGCGAATGACCTCCAGCAGTTTTCTCGCCTGAATTTGCCGTGGCGCTTGCGATTCTTCATAAGCCTTATCCTCCATTGAGGAATAATAATCATTTATCTTCTGTGCTTCTGGGCAGAATAAAAAATCACAGTTCTTGCATTGGTAAATACTCAGGCTAGTACCGTAATGCGCATCAGTGACGGCGAAATCACTGCTCGCA encodes:
- a CDS encoding UbiA family prenyltransferase; translated protein: MHSYLSIARIDNWPKNLLMFAGIALAAIFSHFSIPFSWLQCMLVFFALCFASSANYVLNEYLDRKTDKYHPVKKNRALAKAKTNKTLIIIEYLLLLSLALGLSSFSHLNVLIVLSVYLLMAWFYNIPPVRLKDLAYIDVLLESVNYPLRVIIGWLCVLPHSLPPSSLILTTWAIGAFTMSMKRVAEYRIFQSREEAVAYRKSYAFYTTNTLILSAFIYGLLTIFGITILMLKYKAELIILMPFLIGWMGWYFLMGLEHNFDIIYPEKLIFNKIFIGLLILLILMCLILLNTNIPSFLILVKPVHYSG
- a CDS encoding class I SAM-dependent methyltransferase produces the protein MNNKNNFSCWLCGSRLLFLKRQGVSPESLASSDFAVTDAHYGTSLSIYQCKNCDFLFCPEAQKINDYYSSMEDKAYEESQAPRQIQARKLLEVIRQYKKKGSFLDIGAGIGILVGEALKYGYEASGIELSQWFVERAKANNLPIFLGSFPNASTDQQYDVITLIDVLEHVQNPLQLMADISAYLSKDGITVIVTPDVSSIAAKLLNKKWWHYRIAHISYFNRRTLLLAAENSNLEIIQWERPSWYFSMDYLLDRLNNYLPFAARLARLTWFKQRIIPLNLRDSWMIIARRKK